A genomic segment from Brachyhypopomus gauderio isolate BG-103 unplaced genomic scaffold, BGAUD_0.2 sc110, whole genome shotgun sequence encodes:
- the LOC143497406 gene encoding NACHT, LRR and PYD domains-containing protein 1b allele 3-like isoform X2, producing MLPFQRSPINRLFIKECLLNANTHPSHMMSASANIPHADQISLPLHGNLMCSYTGNVKNRVFLHGSLMGFYTGNVKISLPLHGSVMWFHTGNVKNRLPLQGSLMWFYTGNVKVRMSLHGGLMGFHTDCVQASGESEVFIPEMVENLLEDGSTPTYRFQCPHAGVFQCKITNLVFEMEDKGEVLYRIVSWDTRLMDGLGHMQPAGPLYKIDCFEGSVSHLHLPHCETSYDNQVELAVAHFTDDNIEILKPLKVTDTHVIIRVQGLSLFGPLINLIFYSRPISAQVLLFYKEMNGQKIRNKLLIHLLPENVPVEEVEKKLKSYTYFETSSTCELRPGRKYTASCDPYTPQPKVALFQRTYGPNYHPTFVVFCEDEDVTVSVLDEDGMEVWEPHQIFLTEQMDKTCQSAEATSLKMVPEVDFVDKHMDELIDRVNSVMEIADRLKRKGMITGGTYSDIQTTKTSQSQMRILDKALNAGGRTVKKEFYKILKEKEPYLVDDLESGPSNS from the exons CTAAacgccaacacacacccctcacacatgaTGTCCGCAAGTGCCAACATACCACACGCTGACCAG ATAAGTCTGCCTCTACATGGAAACCTAATGTGTTCCTACACTGGCAATGTAAAG AACAGAGTGTTTCTGCATGGCAGCCTAATGGGGTTCTACACTGGCAATGTTAAG ATAAGTCTGCCTCTACACGGAAGCGTAATGTGGTTCCACACTGGCAATGTAAAG AACAGACTGCCTCTACAGGGAAGTCTAATGTGGTTCTACACTGGCAATGTAAAG GTCAGAATGTCCCTGCACGGAGGCCTAATGGGGTTCCACACTGACTGTGTACAG GCCTCAGGAGAAAGTGAAGTTTTCATTCCTGAAATGGTTGAAAACCTTTTAGAAGATGGGAGTACACCTACATACAG GTTCCAGTGCCCTCACGCTGGTGTGTTCCAGTGTAAAATCACCAACCTCGTGTTTGAGATGGAGGATAAAGGGGAGGTGCTGTACAGAATCGTCTCCTGGGACACGCGTCTCATGGACGGGTTAGGACACATGCAGCCTGCAGGACCCCTGTACAAAATAGACTGCTTTGAAGGTTCAGTCAGCCATCTGCACCTCCCACACTGTGAGACATCTTATG ACAATCAAGTTGAACTGGCTGTGGCACATTTCACTGATGATAATATAGAGATCTTAAAGCCACTGAAAGTGACAGACACACATGTGATTATTAGAGTCCAGGGTCTCTCCCTCTTTGGCCCCCTGATAAACCTGATCTTCTACTCCAGACCCATCAGTGCTCAAGTGTTGCTCTTCTATAAAGAAATGAATGGCCAAAAAATCAGGAATAAATTGCTCATCCACTTGTTGCCAGAAAACGTCCCAGTAGAGGAG GTGGAGAAAAAGCTTAAAAGCTACACGTATTTTGAAACAAGCTCCACATGTGAACTGAGACCTGGTAGAAAATACACGGCATCCTGTGACCCTTATACGCCCCAGCCAAAG GTTGCCCTGTTTCAGCGTACCTATGGCCCCAACTATCACCCCACGTTTGTGGTGTtctgtgaggatgaggatgttACAGTGAGTGTCTTGGATGAAGATGGAATGGAGGTGTGGGAGCCACATCAGATCTTTCTGACAGAACAAATGGATAAGACAT GTCAGAGCGCAGAGGCAACATCACTCAAAATGGTACCAG AGGTTGACTTTGTGGATAAACACATGGATGAACTGATTGATCGAGTCAATTCAGTAATGGAAATAGCAGACCGCCTTAAACGCAAAGGGATGATTACTGGTGGAACATACAGTGATATACAAACTACAAAAACATCTCAGAGTCAAATGAGGATCTTAGACAAAGCTCTTAATGCAGGAGGCAGAACTGTGAAAAAAGAATTCTATAAAATCCTTAAGGAGAAGGAACCGTACTTGGTGGATGACCTGGAGTCTGGACCCAGCAATAGTTAG
- the LOC143497406 gene encoding NACHT, LRR and PYD domains-containing protein 1b allele 3-like isoform X1 — MLPFQRSPINRLFIKECLLNANTHPSHMMSASANIPHADQISLPLHGNLMCSYTGNVKNRVFLHGSLMGFYTGNVKISLPLHGSVMWFHTGNVKNRLPLQGSLMWFYTGNVKVRMSLHGGLMGFHTDCVQASGESEVFIPEMVENLLEDGSTPTYRFQCPHAGVFQCKITNLVFEMEDKGEVLYRIVSWDTRLMDGLGHMQPAGPLYKIDCFEGSVSHLHLPHCETSYEDNQVELAVAHFTDDNIEILKPLKVTDTHVIIRVQGLSLFGPLINLIFYSRPISAQVLLFYKEMNGQKIRNKLLIHLLPENVPVEEVEKKLKSYTYFETSSTCELRPGRKYTASCDPYTPQPKVALFQRTYGPNYHPTFVVFCEDEDVTVSVLDEDGMEVWEPHQIFLTEQMDKTCQSAEATSLKMVPEVDFVDKHMDELIDRVNSVMEIADRLKRKGMITGGTYSDIQTTKTSQSQMRILDKALNAGGRTVKKEFYKILKEKEPYLVDDLESGPSNS; from the exons CTAAacgccaacacacacccctcacacatgaTGTCCGCAAGTGCCAACATACCACACGCTGACCAG ATAAGTCTGCCTCTACATGGAAACCTAATGTGTTCCTACACTGGCAATGTAAAG AACAGAGTGTTTCTGCATGGCAGCCTAATGGGGTTCTACACTGGCAATGTTAAG ATAAGTCTGCCTCTACACGGAAGCGTAATGTGGTTCCACACTGGCAATGTAAAG AACAGACTGCCTCTACAGGGAAGTCTAATGTGGTTCTACACTGGCAATGTAAAG GTCAGAATGTCCCTGCACGGAGGCCTAATGGGGTTCCACACTGACTGTGTACAG GCCTCAGGAGAAAGTGAAGTTTTCATTCCTGAAATGGTTGAAAACCTTTTAGAAGATGGGAGTACACCTACATACAG GTTCCAGTGCCCTCACGCTGGTGTGTTCCAGTGTAAAATCACCAACCTCGTGTTTGAGATGGAGGATAAAGGGGAGGTGCTGTACAGAATCGTCTCCTGGGACACGCGTCTCATGGACGGGTTAGGACACATGCAGCCTGCAGGACCCCTGTACAAAATAGACTGCTTTGAAGGTTCAGTCAGCCATCTGCACCTCCCACACTGTGAGACATCTTATG AAGACAATCAAGTTGAACTGGCTGTGGCACATTTCACTGATGATAATATAGAGATCTTAAAGCCACTGAAAGTGACAGACACACATGTGATTATTAGAGTCCAGGGTCTCTCCCTCTTTGGCCCCCTGATAAACCTGATCTTCTACTCCAGACCCATCAGTGCTCAAGTGTTGCTCTTCTATAAAGAAATGAATGGCCAAAAAATCAGGAATAAATTGCTCATCCACTTGTTGCCAGAAAACGTCCCAGTAGAGGAG GTGGAGAAAAAGCTTAAAAGCTACACGTATTTTGAAACAAGCTCCACATGTGAACTGAGACCTGGTAGAAAATACACGGCATCCTGTGACCCTTATACGCCCCAGCCAAAG GTTGCCCTGTTTCAGCGTACCTATGGCCCCAACTATCACCCCACGTTTGTGGTGTtctgtgaggatgaggatgttACAGTGAGTGTCTTGGATGAAGATGGAATGGAGGTGTGGGAGCCACATCAGATCTTTCTGACAGAACAAATGGATAAGACAT GTCAGAGCGCAGAGGCAACATCACTCAAAATGGTACCAG AGGTTGACTTTGTGGATAAACACATGGATGAACTGATTGATCGAGTCAATTCAGTAATGGAAATAGCAGACCGCCTTAAACGCAAAGGGATGATTACTGGTGGAACATACAGTGATATACAAACTACAAAAACATCTCAGAGTCAAATGAGGATCTTAGACAAAGCTCTTAATGCAGGAGGCAGAACTGTGAAAAAAGAATTCTATAAAATCCTTAAGGAGAAGGAACCGTACTTGGTGGATGACCTGGAGTCTGGACCCAGCAATAGTTAG
- the LOC143497406 gene encoding NACHT, LRR and PYD domains-containing protein 1b allele 3-like isoform X3, with amino-acid sequence MGFYTGNVKISLPLHGSVMWFHTGNVKNRLPLQGSLMWFYTGNVKVRMSLHGGLMGFHTDCVQASGESEVFIPEMVENLLEDGSTPTYRFQCPHAGVFQCKITNLVFEMEDKGEVLYRIVSWDTRLMDGLGHMQPAGPLYKIDCFEGSVSHLHLPHCETSYEDNQVELAVAHFTDDNIEILKPLKVTDTHVIIRVQGLSLFGPLINLIFYSRPISAQVLLFYKEMNGQKIRNKLLIHLLPENVPVEEVEKKLKSYTYFETSSTCELRPGRKYTASCDPYTPQPKVALFQRTYGPNYHPTFVVFCEDEDVTVSVLDEDGMEVWEPHQIFLTEQMDKTCQSAEATSLKMVPEVDFVDKHMDELIDRVNSVMEIADRLKRKGMITGGTYSDIQTTKTSQSQMRILDKALNAGGRTVKKEFYKILKEKEPYLVDDLESGPSNS; translated from the exons ATGGGGTTCTACACTGGCAATGTTAAG ATAAGTCTGCCTCTACACGGAAGCGTAATGTGGTTCCACACTGGCAATGTAAAG AACAGACTGCCTCTACAGGGAAGTCTAATGTGGTTCTACACTGGCAATGTAAAG GTCAGAATGTCCCTGCACGGAGGCCTAATGGGGTTCCACACTGACTGTGTACAG GCCTCAGGAGAAAGTGAAGTTTTCATTCCTGAAATGGTTGAAAACCTTTTAGAAGATGGGAGTACACCTACATACAG GTTCCAGTGCCCTCACGCTGGTGTGTTCCAGTGTAAAATCACCAACCTCGTGTTTGAGATGGAGGATAAAGGGGAGGTGCTGTACAGAATCGTCTCCTGGGACACGCGTCTCATGGACGGGTTAGGACACATGCAGCCTGCAGGACCCCTGTACAAAATAGACTGCTTTGAAGGTTCAGTCAGCCATCTGCACCTCCCACACTGTGAGACATCTTATG AAGACAATCAAGTTGAACTGGCTGTGGCACATTTCACTGATGATAATATAGAGATCTTAAAGCCACTGAAAGTGACAGACACACATGTGATTATTAGAGTCCAGGGTCTCTCCCTCTTTGGCCCCCTGATAAACCTGATCTTCTACTCCAGACCCATCAGTGCTCAAGTGTTGCTCTTCTATAAAGAAATGAATGGCCAAAAAATCAGGAATAAATTGCTCATCCACTTGTTGCCAGAAAACGTCCCAGTAGAGGAG GTGGAGAAAAAGCTTAAAAGCTACACGTATTTTGAAACAAGCTCCACATGTGAACTGAGACCTGGTAGAAAATACACGGCATCCTGTGACCCTTATACGCCCCAGCCAAAG GTTGCCCTGTTTCAGCGTACCTATGGCCCCAACTATCACCCCACGTTTGTGGTGTtctgtgaggatgaggatgttACAGTGAGTGTCTTGGATGAAGATGGAATGGAGGTGTGGGAGCCACATCAGATCTTTCTGACAGAACAAATGGATAAGACAT GTCAGAGCGCAGAGGCAACATCACTCAAAATGGTACCAG AGGTTGACTTTGTGGATAAACACATGGATGAACTGATTGATCGAGTCAATTCAGTAATGGAAATAGCAGACCGCCTTAAACGCAAAGGGATGATTACTGGTGGAACATACAGTGATATACAAACTACAAAAACATCTCAGAGTCAAATGAGGATCTTAGACAAAGCTCTTAATGCAGGAGGCAGAACTGTGAAAAAAGAATTCTATAAAATCCTTAAGGAGAAGGAACCGTACTTGGTGGATGACCTGGAGTCTGGACCCAGCAATAGTTAG
- the LOC143497408 gene encoding insulin-like: MAPWIQAGALLLLLALSTAEANPADLQHLCGSHLVDALYLVCGENFFFHNRKREVDSLLGFLPSKAGQEGEMAEFPYKEHEELVKRGIVEQCCHKPCSIFDLQNYCN, encoded by the exons ATGGCCCCGTGGATCCAGGCTGGTGCTCTCCTTCTTCTGCTGGCATTGTCCACCGCAGAAGCCAACCCTGCCGACCTCCAACACCTGTGCGGATCTCACCTGGTCGACGCCCTCTATCTAGTCTGTGGCGAaaatttcttctttcacaaCCGCAAGAGAGAAGTGGACTCACTGCTGG GTTTCCTCCCCTCCAAGGCTGGCCAGGAGGGCGAGATGGCCGAGTTCCCGTATAAAGAGCACGAGGAGCTGGTGAAGAGGGGCATCGTGGAGCAGTGCTGCCACAAACCCTGCAGCATCTTTGACCTGCAGAACTACTGCAACTAG